The following coding sequences lie in one Notolabrus celidotus isolate fNotCel1 chromosome 6, fNotCel1.pri, whole genome shotgun sequence genomic window:
- the si:dkey-234i14.6 gene encoding uncharacterized protein si:dkey-234i14.6 — MDGMQAENAGVDDIGEKAEDRYRALAYDTALSTLVAVFVYVVVKVSLDGIRQWRARISVLIVGSGPVGLTAALVAVRSGKVLKLTVLDERYRTSLLCRPQQIALDPRSVKFLLGLGVDFDNMEGCWHNDHFFTRIGVFQEYLLSILEQKKQKVEVKVQLGTKFTEEYLRRIPHNNWPRVIVVADGSCGDSCSVLGISSDYTVESCHAYGANAAIERLDQRQVPTPEIRAHSLYFDLSAYGVEALREHRNPTSKPGFHLKIYGTFRNRYMALVCPFSDTKMVRFLRHTANSSIMKNIFHQSFNAYKTDIEPRLSDVTLHHMQCSRRLFEIQLSHRRISAAYIEGDNVAVTVEGEAARVLNFDTGCGVNLGMRGLESMGTFIYRTATAVDQNDILEALSAKMQHSRQVAETIKQTGLAEYMYE, encoded by the exons ATGGACGGGATGCAGGCAGAGAACGCCGGAGTTGATGACATCGGGGAAAAAGCAGAGGACAGGTATCGCGCGCTCGCCTATGACACCGCTCTGAGCACTCTGGTTGCTGTATTTGTGTACGTGGTAGTAAAAGTAAGTCTGGATGGAATCAGACAGTGGCGGGCCAGGATCTCGGTGCTCATCGTGGGGTCAGGTCCCGTGGGGTTGACGGCTGCGCTGGTCGCTGTCCGCTCTGGAAAGGTGCTGAAACTGACCGTGCTGGATGAGAGGTATAGGACCTCGCTGCTCTGCCGGCCTCAACAGATCGCTCTGGACCCCCGCAGTGTCAAGTTTCTGCTGGGACTCGGAGTGGACTTTGATAATATGGAGGGCTGCTGGCACAACGATCATTTCTTCACCAGGATCGGGGTGTTCCAGGAGTACTTGCTGAGCATCCTGgagcagaagaagcagaaggTTGAGGTCAAAGTGCAACTGGGAACCAAG ttcaCAGAGGAGTACCTGCGGAGGATTCCTCACAATAACTGGCCACGTGTGATCGTGGTGGCTGATGGGTCATGTGGAGACTCATGCTCAGTGCTCGGAATCAGCTCTGACTACACTGTGGAGTCCTGCCATGCTTACGGAGCAAATGCTGCTATTGAGAGGCTTGACCAGAGACAg GTTCCCACTCCTGAGATCAGAGCCCACAGCCTCTACTTTGACCTCTCTGCTTATGGAGTGGAGGCCCTGCGGGAGCACCGAAACCCTACCTCCAAACCTGGCTTCCACCTAAAGATCTACGGCACCTTCAGGAACCGCTACATGGCCCTCGTCTGTCCCTTCTCCGACACCAAGATGGTCCGCTTCCTGAGGCACACAGCCAACTCCTCT ATCATGAAGAACATTTTCCACCAGTCCTTTAACGCCTATAAGACTGACATTGAACCTCGTCTCAGTGATGTGACGCTGCACCACATGCAGTGTAGCCGCCGTCTCTTTGAGATCCAGCTATCCCACAGACGCATCAGTGCTGCCTACATCGAGGGGGACAACGTTGCGGTGACTGTGGAAGGGGAGGCGGCTCGTGTGCTCAACTTTGACACAG GTTGTGGGGTGAATCTGGGTATGCGCGGTCTGGAGTCGATGGGGACGTTTATTTACCGTACAGCTACCGCTGTGGACCAGAACGATATCCTGGAGGCTCTGTCAGCTAAGATGCAGCACTCTAGACAGGTGGCTGAGACCATCAAGCAGACTGGCCTGGCTGAATATATGTATGAGTGA